A genomic window from Accipiter gentilis chromosome 1, bAccGen1.1, whole genome shotgun sequence includes:
- the LOC126045395 gene encoding uncharacterized protein LOC126045395: MVGTPDSPHHLTLGGETTTLRPLFLSALGDLCASREWRIDVSHVPIVTALVQGVVRPVPPLCGRRLGVLLAAVLSKGAAGIASAGSFSAGWLKGHRACGTPTQVHLEGCHHPKSKFAHLLLRDTLVLALRQVPTLATLQCRLAPLGPIPRDPQVAIPVAPLHLAPTRWDITPTGTPCQGSTPMDTPHQGITPMGTTHRAPLPAIRSTIRSIRRSTPSTMEASTPAAQAAQAAVLTLTEEDVSHLDGRELTKHKAERPTGTTCMLLRSFPLSLRAVFCLLSDFLVFSL, from the exons ATGGTGGGGACGCCTGACTCACCTCATCACCTGACGCTGGGAGGTGAAACCACCACCCTCCGTCCCCTGTTTTTATCAGCCCTGGGGGACCTTTGTGCCAGCCGGGAGTGGCGTATTGACGTTTCCCATGTGCCCATAGTGACGGCCCTGGTGCAGGGAGTGGTGCGGCCAGTTCCACCACTCTGTG GACGACGATTGGGGGTGCTGCTGGCGGCGGTGCTTTCGAAGGGTGCTGCCGGCATTGCCTCTGCTGGGAGCTTTTCTGCAGGTTGG CTCAAGGGCCACAGAGCATGTGGAACCCCAACCCAG GTGCACCTGGAGGGGTGCCACCACCCCAAGTCCAAATTTGCCCACCTGCTCCTCCGGGATACCCTGGTCCTGGCACTCCGGCAGGTCCCTACCCTGGCTACCCTCCAGTGCCGCCTGGCACCCCTGGGACCTatcccccgggacccccaggtGGCTATCCCTGTGGCCCCTCTCCATCTGGCCCCTACCCGCTGGGACATCACCCCCACGGGCACCCCCTGCCAGGGCAGCACCCCCATGGACACCCCCCACCAGGGCATCACCCCCATGGGCACCACCCACCGTGCCCCCCTGCCTGCCATCAGAAGCACCATAAGAAGCATAAGAAGAAGCACTCCAAGCACCATGGAGGCAAG CACTCCAGCAGCTCAAGCAGCTCAAGCAGCAGTTCTGACTCTGACTGAAGAGGACGTGTCCCACCTGGACGGCAGGGAATTGACGAAACACAAAGCTGAACGCCCTACGGGAACCACCTGCATGTTGCTCCgctcctttcccctttctctgAGAGCAGTGTTTTGCCTGCTGAGTGATTTTCTTGTTTTTAGCTTGTAA
- the FTCD gene encoding formimidoyltransferase-cyclodeaminase, producing the protein MQLMRNPGSGKRQQVVCWEVFFSAVGLERAGKPTGTRSRAWGCRVQADPGTMAKLVECVPNFSEGNNKEVINALGEAISRTPGCVLLDVDAGASTNRTVYTFVGSPEAIVEGALSAARVAGQLIDMSRHTGEHPRMGALDVCPFVPVMNVSMEECITCAHVFGQRLAAELGVPVYLYGEAAREESRKALPTIRAGEYEALPEKLAKPEWAPDFGPPTFVPQWGATVTGARTFLIAYNINLLCTKELAHRIALNLREQGRGADQPGRLKKVQGIGWYLEEENIAQVSTNLLDFETTPLHTVYEEVCRDAEALNLPVVGSQLVGLVPKKAMLDTAEFYIKKEKLFILEEEQKIRLVVSRLGLDSLSPFRPQERIIEYLVQAGEVDSGLVAKPLGAFVRAVGGRSAAPGGGSVSAAAAALGAALGCMVGLMSYGKRQFEELDPIMRKLIPPFHQAMDELVAMVDADSRAFSSYMEAMKLPKSTPEEQERRTAAMQQGLKTAVRVPCALAEKVSGLWPALKELARHCNLACKSDIQVGAKMLETGVFGAYFNVMINLKDITDEKFKLAMSQKVSGLLEEAKQGSALVLALLEKRGA; encoded by the exons ATGCAGTTAATGAGAAACCCCGGCTCAGGGAAGAGGCAACAGGTTGTGTGctgggaggtttttttctctgcagtgggACTGGAAAGGGCAGGCAAACCCACAGGCACAAGGAGCCGAGCGTGGGGCTGCAGGGTGCAGGCAGACCCTGGGACTATGGCCAAGCTGGTGGAGTGTGTCCCCAACTTCTCAGAGGGGAATAACAAGGAG GTGATCAATGCACTGGGGGAAGCCATCTCCCGGACACCAGGTTGCGTGCTGCTGGACGTGGACGCCGGCGCCTCCACCAACCGCACGGTCTACACCTTTGTGGGGTCCCCTGAGGCCATCGTTGAAGGGGCACTGAGTGCAGCCCGCGTAGCTGGGCAGCTCATAGACATGAGCCGGCACACGG GTGAACACCCTCGCATGGGGGCCCTGGACGTGTGCCCTTTTGTGCCAGTGATGAATGTCAGCATGGAGGAGTGCATCACCTGTGCCCACGTCTTTGGGCAGCGcttggcagcagagctgggggtgcCTG TTTACCTGTACGGAGAGGCGGCACGGGAGGAGAGCAGGAAAGCCCTGCCCACCATCCGTGCTGGAGAGTACGAGGCACTTCCTGAGAAG CTTGCAAAACCAGAGTGGGCTCCCGACTTTGGGCCTCCAACCTTTGTGCCCCAGTGGGGGGCCACGGTGACGGGCGCCCGGACCTTCCTTATTGCATACAACATCAACCTGCTGTGCACCAAGGAGCTGGCTCACCGCATCGCCCTCAATCTCCGTGAGCAGGGTCGTGGTGCTGACCAG CCTGGGCGCTTGAAGAAGGTGCAGGGCATTGGCTGGTATTTGGAGGAAGAGAATATAGCCCAGGTTTCAACGAACCTGCTGGACTTTGAGACCACACCGCTCCACACTGTCTACGAGGAGGTCTGCCGAGATGCAGAG GCACTGAACCTCCCTGTGGTGGGGTCCCAGCTGGTGGGGCTTGTCCCCAAGAAGGCCATGCTGGACACAGCTGAATTTTACATCAAGAAGGAAAAACTCTTCATCCTGGAGGAGGAACAGAAGATTAGGCTG GTGGTCAGCCGGCTGGGCCTGGACTCCCTGTCTCCGTTTCGTCCCCAGGAGCGCATCATCGA GTACctggtgcaggcaggagaggtggACAGTGGTCTGGTGGCCAAGCCTCTGGGTGCCTTCGTGCGAGCAGTCGGTGGGAGGTCGGCAGCGCCGGGAGGAGGCTCTGTGTCCGCAGCCGCAGCTGCCCTG GGAGCAGCACTAGGCTGCATGGTGGGGCTGATGAGCTATGGGAAGCGGCAGTTTGAGGAGCTGGACCCCATCATGAGGAAGCTGATCCCCCCCTTCCACCAGGCCATGGATGAGCTGGTGGCGATGGTGGATGCTGACTCCCGTGCCTTCAGCAGCTACATG GAAGCTATGAAGCTGCCAAAAAGCACCCCTGAAGAGCAGGAAAG ACGCACAGCTGCCATGCAACAGGGGCTGAAGACAGCCGTGAGGGTCCCCTGTGCCCTGGCAGAGAAGGTGAGCGGGCTCTGGCCTGCTCTGAAGGAGCTGGCACGCCACTGCAACCTGGCCTGCAAATCTGACATCCAG GTGGGAGCCAAAATGCTGGAAACAGGTGTGTTTGGAGCTTACTTCAATGTCATGATCAACCTCAAAGACATAACAGATGAGAAATTCAAGCTTGCG ATGTCACAGAAGGTCTctgggctgctggaggaggcgaAGCAAGGCTCGGCGCTTGTGCTGGCGCTGCTGGAGAAGCGGGGGGCCTGA